A genomic stretch from Physeter macrocephalus isolate SW-GA chromosome 12, ASM283717v5, whole genome shotgun sequence includes:
- the FAM228B gene encoding protein FAM228B isoform X2 has product MGVEIETISPGDGRTFPKKGQTCVVHYTGMLQNGKKFDSSRDRNKPFKFRIGKQEVIKGFEEGAAQMSLGQRAKLTCTPDVAYGATGHPGVIPPNATLIFDVELLNLE; this is encoded by the exons ATGGGCGTGGAGATCGAGACCATCTCCCCGGGAGACG GAAGGACATTCCCCAAGAAGGGCCAGACGTGTGTGGTGCACTACACAG GAATGCTCCAAAACGGGAAGAAATTCGATTCATCCAGAGACAGAAACAAACCTTTCAAGTTCAGAATTGGCAAACAGGAAGTCATCAAGGGTTTTGAAGAGGGCGCAGCCCAG ATGAGCTTGGGGCAGAGGGCGAAGCTGACCTGCACCCCTGATGTGGCGTATGGAGCCACGGGCCACCCCGGTGTCATCCCTCCCAATGCCACCCTCATCTTTGACGTGGAGCTGCTCAACTTAGAGTGA
- the FAM228B gene encoding protein FAM228B isoform X3: protein MGVEIETISPGDGRTFPKKGQTCVVHYTGMLQNGKKFDSSRDRNKPFKFRIGKQEVIKGFEEGAAQLGPLSPLPICPHPC, encoded by the exons ATGGGCGTGGAGATCGAGACCATCTCCCCGGGAGACG GAAGGACATTCCCCAAGAAGGGCCAGACGTGTGTGGTGCACTACACAG GAATGCTCCAAAACGGGAAGAAATTCGATTCATCCAGAGACAGAAACAAACCTTTCAAGTTCAGAATTGGCAAACAGGAAGTCATCAAGGGTTTTGAAGAGGGCGCAGCCCAG ctgggtcctctttctcctctccccatctGCCCCCATCCCTGCTAG
- the FAM228B gene encoding protein FAM228B isoform X4 — MLQNGKKFDSSRDRNKPFKFRIGKQEVIKGFEEGAAQMSLGQRAKLTCTPDVAYGATGHPGVIPPNATLIFDVELLNLE; from the exons ATGCTCCAAAACGGGAAGAAATTCGATTCATCCAGAGACAGAAACAAACCTTTCAAGTTCAGAATTGGCAAACAGGAAGTCATCAAGGGTTTTGAAGAGGGCGCAGCCCAG ATGAGCTTGGGGCAGAGGGCGAAGCTGACCTGCACCCCTGATGTGGCGTATGGAGCCACGGGCCACCCCGGTGTCATCCCTCCCAATGCCACCCTCATCTTTGACGTGGAGCTGCTCAACTTAGAGTGA